The proteins below are encoded in one region of Parvicella tangerina:
- a CDS encoding TonB-dependent receptor — MRKFFTVFLLCFAVSTFAQSGILRGKVTDKSTGEELIGANVILDNGKGAAVDINGEYKITAEAGTYIVTFKFIGYEEYQEKVTIEAGKTITVDVKLAEGNQLDDVVVSASKFEQKIGEVAISMNVIKPDLIDNKAVMTPEQIVDQCPGVEIKENQVSIRGGSGFSYGSGSRVLLMVDDLPMLAPDAGDVKWNSLPIENMEQMEVLKGASSVLYGSSALNGIINIRTAFPRAEPQTKINVSHGFYGNPSGTQLGTKPIYDDAGVIVAYEDSTIDRSIQKWNPNTNYYIASNFLHSRRIKEQFDLVVGGNFTTNQGYRLGEYEHRGRVNFNTRYRSKNIEGLSFGLNGNHNRTDATYFFLWQNSDSVFIPQGLTDTATTTLSIAKTYRTNLDPYITYYDSTGNKHSFRGRWYNTSNYNNTNQGSIANQFYAEYQFQKHWKNELTTTFGLMNNYSTVEAELYGDHKSHNLAVFAQGDKKWDRLTVSGGVRIEYFKIDSSTTEEYNRLIGDTLPVKPVIRFGTTYQLFEHTYLRASYGEGYRFPSIAEKFISTSVGGLNIFPNQDIRAESGWSAEVGIKQGVKIGNFKGYFDVAGFVTGYRNMMEFTFGFYERDGTPWNFSNPPGVLTVDNFGAQSKNVENALIKGGEVSLTGTGMIGKVNVTTLIGYTYIDPQSTIDRNNMDAADSAYFMTFSDTTAMTLKYRSNHMFKGDIQLDYKRISFGVSSRYNSFQKNIDATFVDPYIGNLLLTGYADYRNARRVGDIVFDARLSVQITDHAKVAFLVNNVFNREYSNRPGNVMPPRTFIMQYSFKF, encoded by the coding sequence ATGAGGAAATTCTTTACTGTATTCTTATTGTGCTTTGCTGTGTCTACATTTGCGCAAAGTGGTATTCTAAGAGGAAAAGTTACCGACAAATCAACTGGAGAAGAGTTAATAGGCGCCAACGTCATTCTAGACAATGGAAAAGGTGCAGCAGTTGACATCAATGGTGAATATAAAATAACTGCAGAGGCGGGTACTTATATTGTCACGTTCAAGTTTATCGGTTATGAGGAGTATCAGGAGAAGGTTACGATTGAGGCTGGTAAGACCATCACAGTGGATGTTAAATTGGCAGAAGGAAATCAACTGGATGATGTAGTTGTTTCCGCAAGTAAATTTGAGCAAAAGATTGGAGAGGTTGCAATCTCTATGAATGTAATCAAGCCTGATCTCATCGATAACAAGGCCGTCATGACGCCCGAACAGATCGTTGATCAATGTCCTGGTGTAGAAATCAAGGAGAACCAAGTATCGATTCGTGGTGGGTCTGGATTTAGTTATGGTTCTGGTAGTCGTGTTTTATTAATGGTTGATGATTTACCTATGCTTGCACCAGACGCAGGTGATGTAAAGTGGAACTCACTTCCAATTGAGAATATGGAACAAATGGAGGTTCTCAAGGGAGCGTCCTCTGTACTATATGGTTCCAGTGCTTTGAATGGAATTATTAATATCCGAACGGCCTTTCCAAGGGCTGAACCTCAGACAAAAATTAATGTTTCTCACGGATTCTATGGAAACCCTAGTGGAACGCAACTAGGAACTAAACCAATTTACGATGATGCCGGGGTGATAGTCGCGTATGAGGATAGCACCATCGATAGAAGTATTCAAAAATGGAATCCTAATACGAATTACTACATTGCTTCGAACTTTCTTCATTCAAGAAGGATAAAGGAACAGTTTGACTTAGTTGTGGGAGGTAACTTCACCACTAACCAAGGCTATAGACTTGGAGAGTATGAGCATCGAGGAAGAGTGAATTTTAATACGAGATATCGGTCAAAAAACATTGAAGGACTGAGTTTTGGACTGAATGGAAATCATAACCGTACAGATGCTACCTATTTTTTTCTGTGGCAAAATTCGGATAGCGTTTTCATTCCTCAAGGGCTTACTGATACGGCTACCACTACTCTGAGTATTGCAAAAACCTACAGGACTAACCTGGACCCCTACATAACTTATTATGATTCTACTGGAAACAAACACTCATTCAGAGGTAGGTGGTACAATACTTCAAACTACAATAATACTAATCAAGGGTCAATTGCAAATCAGTTTTATGCTGAATACCAGTTTCAAAAACACTGGAAAAATGAGTTGACGACAACTTTTGGTTTAATGAATAATTATTCTACTGTTGAAGCGGAACTTTATGGTGATCACAAGTCTCATAACCTTGCTGTATTTGCTCAGGGAGATAAAAAATGGGATAGACTTACTGTTTCGGGAGGTGTTAGAATAGAATACTTTAAAATAGACTCCAGTACCACCGAGGAATACAACAGATTAATTGGAGATACGTTGCCTGTTAAACCTGTAATTAGATTCGGAACGACTTATCAATTGTTTGAGCATACGTATTTAAGAGCAAGTTATGGAGAGGGGTATCGTTTTCCTAGTATTGCTGAGAAGTTTATCAGTACTTCTGTAGGAGGTTTGAACATATTTCCTAATCAAGATATTAGAGCGGAGAGTGGCTGGAGTGCCGAGGTGGGCATCAAGCAGGGCGTTAAAATTGGAAACTTCAAGGGTTACTTTGATGTTGCTGGATTTGTTACAGGTTATCGAAATATGATGGAGTTTACTTTTGGGTTTTACGAAAGAGATGGAACACCATGGAACTTTAGTAATCCACCAGGTGTATTAACAGTAGATAATTTTGGCGCACAGTCTAAAAACGTGGAGAATGCTCTGATAAAAGGAGGTGAGGTTTCCCTGACAGGAACTGGTATGATTGGAAAGGTAAATGTCACGACTTTAATTGGATATACGTACATTGACCCACAATCAACAATAGACAGAAACAATATGGATGCCGCAGATTCTGCCTATTTCATGACCTTCAGTGATACTACAGCTATGACACTAAAGTATAGAAGTAATCACATGTTTAAAGGGGATATTCAGTTAGACTATAAAAGAATTTCATTTGGTGTGAGCTCCAGATATAACAGCTTCCAGAAGAACATTGATGCGACATTCGTTGACCCTTACATCGGAAACTTATTGCTCACGGGTTATGCAGATTATAGAAATGCAAGAAGAGTTGGAGATATCGTTTTTGACGCTCGTTTAAGTGTCCAGATTACCGATCATGCGAAGGTGGCCTTCTTAGTGAATAATGTGTTTAACAGAGAATACTCCAATCGTCCTGGAAATGTAATGCCTCCGAGAACATTTATTATGCAGTATTCGTTCAAATTCTAA
- a CDS encoding acyloxyacyl hydrolase produces the protein MARSWLILVLFFGFSAGFFGQQKFTDNLKVSANIQYGWSLPEYSFISYFTDSYISSLEVNLLKETTGKKYWEKLYNYPEVGLSAFYTTLGNDSLFGRAFALNYFFKLKLVDRKRFSFFNRTGIGLGYLTEHFDLNTNKSNVAIGSHINIHFSFKWGLNYKLSDQLVLNGGLSFDHFSNGNTADPNRGLNNFTGYLGASYYIGERTERLNPSLDSLERHNYVEIFGNIGGKQPRSLSSGYFVTSSLSLSVVRATFRAVHFGLGTDIFYDSSIEGVLNDLGQEYKPSYDFQTGVFLTQQFIYNRIRIGLVEGIYVLLDNKVYNKPVYTKAFIQYQIHPHISVRLTMKSHLHILDYPELGIGYKF, from the coding sequence GTGGCTAGAAGTTGGCTGATATTGGTATTGTTTTTTGGGTTTTCTGCTGGCTTTTTTGGACAACAGAAGTTTACAGACAATCTAAAAGTTTCTGCAAACATTCAATATGGTTGGTCTTTGCCTGAATACTCGTTTATTTCTTATTTCACGGATAGCTATATCAGTTCGTTAGAAGTCAACCTTCTCAAAGAAACTACTGGAAAAAAGTATTGGGAAAAACTTTATAATTATCCTGAAGTCGGACTTTCTGCGTTCTATACCACATTGGGGAATGATAGCCTATTTGGAAGGGCGTTTGCGCTCAACTATTTTTTCAAACTAAAACTTGTTGATCGAAAGCGTTTTTCTTTTTTCAATCGCACGGGAATTGGATTAGGATATTTAACAGAACATTTTGATCTCAATACGAATAAGTCAAATGTTGCTATTGGATCTCATATTAACATTCATTTCAGTTTTAAGTGGGGTCTTAATTACAAATTGAGTGATCAACTGGTGTTGAATGGAGGGTTGTCTTTTGATCATTTTTCTAATGGAAACACGGCCGACCCCAACCGAGGGCTCAACAATTTTACGGGTTACTTGGGTGCTAGTTATTATATTGGAGAGCGCACGGAAAGGTTAAATCCTAGTTTGGATTCACTGGAAAGGCATAATTACGTTGAAATTTTTGGAAATATTGGAGGGAAACAACCTCGGTCATTGTCTTCTGGCTATTTTGTAACCAGCTCGTTGTCACTATCGGTTGTGAGAGCAACTTTTCGAGCCGTCCATTTTGGGTTGGGAACGGATATTTTCTATGATTCATCAATTGAGGGTGTACTCAATGATTTAGGACAAGAGTATAAGCCATCCTATGACTTTCAAACTGGAGTTTTTCTGACGCAACAATTCATTTACAATCGAATCAGAATTGGATTGGTTGAAGGTATTTACGTGCTGTTAGATAATAAAGTGTACAATAAACCAGTCTATACAAAGGCGTTTATACAATACCAGATCCATCCGCATATTTCTGTAAGGCTGACCATGAAATCTCATTTGCATATTTTAGATTATCCTGAGTTGGGGATTGGCTATAAGTTTTGA
- a CDS encoding Hsp20/alpha crystallin family protein gives MTLIRKHESSLPSIWNDLFERSLFSHPLNGHSEFTVPPVNISENDTSFLVELAAPGLKKEDFNINLDRDQMTISVEQSTKTEEETENKDEHVKYSKREFSYRSFRRSFTLPDTANLEGISAMYEDGVLKVNIAKKDEAKLNTQRKISVQ, from the coding sequence ATGACACTTATAAGAAAACACGAAAGTTCATTACCATCTATTTGGAATGACCTGTTTGAAAGAAGTCTATTCTCGCATCCATTAAATGGACACTCTGAGTTTACGGTTCCGCCAGTTAATATTTCAGAAAATGACACATCGTTCTTGGTAGAGTTGGCAGCCCCAGGATTAAAGAAGGAAGACTTCAACATTAACCTTGATAGGGATCAAATGACGATTTCTGTGGAGCAATCAACCAAGACTGAAGAAGAGACCGAGAATAAAGATGAGCACGTTAAGTATTCAAAAAGAGAATTCAGCTACCGTTCATTCAGACGGTCGTTCACCTTACCAGACACTGCCAATCTAGAAGGTATTTCAGCAATGTATGAAGATGGTGTACTTAAAGTAAACATTGCAAAGAAAGATGAGGCGAAGTTAAATACTCAGCGTAAGATTTCAGTACAATAA
- a CDS encoding GNAT family N-acetyltransferase, with product MSVIIKEVKSSADYKAFVQFQFDLYQGNEFWVPPIFKDEVKAIQRDYNPAFQFCATKFWLALRGGKVVGRIGAIVNQLALEKEGENVGRFTRSEFIDDNEVVDLLFSTAEKWLLEQGMRKVQGPLGFTNLDHQGMLIEGFDHLPSAASEYHLPYYKDQLIRVGYEKEIDWVEFRLFIKEVPEKAQRVADMMVKRNKLQVRHFESTKELEPYAKKLFSLFNEAFSELFSVIPLNDEMVDYYINRYLTLMNPKFVKLVFDQEDKLVAFIIGLPSLSEALQKAKGRIFPFGWWHLRKALKHPKVVDLMLTGITPEYQGKGVAAILINELQKVMLEHGVKDVETTGIFETNTKAIQNWKNYDHIQHKRKRCWKKTLR from the coding sequence ATGAGCGTGATAATAAAAGAGGTAAAGTCTTCAGCTGATTACAAAGCGTTTGTACAGTTCCAATTTGACCTATACCAGGGGAACGAATTTTGGGTTCCTCCAATTTTTAAGGATGAAGTTAAGGCCATTCAAAGAGATTACAACCCCGCCTTCCAGTTTTGTGCAACGAAATTCTGGCTTGCATTAAGAGGAGGTAAAGTGGTTGGAAGAATAGGAGCAATTGTCAATCAACTAGCGCTAGAAAAAGAAGGTGAGAATGTTGGTAGATTTACACGAAGTGAGTTTATCGATGATAATGAAGTAGTAGACTTGCTTTTTTCAACCGCAGAGAAATGGTTGTTGGAGCAAGGCATGAGAAAGGTTCAGGGGCCGCTTGGTTTTACAAACTTGGATCATCAAGGTATGCTCATTGAAGGTTTTGATCACTTGCCAAGCGCTGCATCTGAATATCATTTGCCGTATTACAAAGACCAGTTGATCAGGGTAGGCTACGAGAAAGAAATAGATTGGGTTGAATTCCGGTTATTCATCAAAGAAGTTCCTGAAAAGGCGCAGCGCGTTGCAGATATGATGGTGAAGAGAAATAAGCTTCAGGTTCGCCACTTTGAATCAACTAAAGAGTTAGAGCCATACGCTAAGAAACTCTTTTCATTGTTTAATGAAGCATTCAGTGAGTTGTTTAGCGTAATTCCACTTAATGATGAAATGGTTGATTATTACATTAATCGCTATCTAACGTTGATGAACCCTAAGTTTGTGAAACTGGTATTTGATCAAGAGGATAAGCTGGTGGCATTTATCATTGGTCTACCATCTCTCTCTGAAGCACTGCAGAAAGCTAAAGGTAGAATTTTTCCATTTGGATGGTGGCATTTGCGTAAAGCGCTCAAGCATCCAAAAGTTGTGGATCTCATGTTAACAGGGATTACTCCAGAATATCAAGGAAAGGGTGTGGCAGCGATATTAATCAATGAGTTGCAGAAAGTCATGCTGGAGCATGGAGTCAAGGATGTGGAAACCACAGGTATCTTTGAGACCAACACGAAAGCGATACAGAACTGGAAGAATTACGATCATATCCAGCATAAGCGAAAAAGGTGCTGGAAGAAAACTTTGCGGTAA
- a CDS encoding acyl-CoA carboxylase subunit beta — protein MENIELLDQKIKDSKLGGGEKRIASQHKKGKLTARERIHFLLDKGSFEEIGALVEHRSTNFGLDKQKFLGDGVVTGYGTIGGRLVYVFSQDFTVLGGSLAESHAQKICKIMDLAMENGAPVIGLNDSGGARIQEGVVSLAGYADIFYRNTLSSGVIPQLSAIMGPCAGGAVYSPALTDFILMVENTSYMFVTGPNVVKTVTNEEVTSEELGGASTHATKSGVTHFACENEIDAIDHLKKLMTYIPQNCEEKPPVLPYEVGRDETREALDSIVPDNANLPYDIKDVITNVVDEESFLEVHKDYAENLVVGFARLAGRSIGIVANQPAVLAGVLDVECSKKGARFVRFCDSFNIPLLVFEDVPGFLPGTDQEWNAIITNGAKLLYAFSEATVPRITVITRKAYGGAYDVMNSKHIGADMNYAWPSAEIAVMGAKGAAEIIFKKEIKEAANPEEKWKEKEAEYAELFANPYNAAARGYVDEVIKPHQTREKLIRAFKMLENKAKTLPKKKHGNIPL, from the coding sequence ATGGAAAACATCGAACTATTAGACCAAAAAATTAAGGATTCCAAACTTGGTGGAGGTGAAAAAAGAATAGCATCTCAACATAAAAAAGGGAAGCTAACTGCCCGTGAGCGCATCCATTTCCTACTAGACAAAGGGTCTTTTGAAGAGATCGGAGCGCTAGTTGAACATCGCAGTACAAACTTTGGTTTGGACAAACAAAAGTTCTTAGGTGATGGTGTTGTGACGGGTTACGGAACTATTGGAGGTCGACTGGTTTATGTATTTTCTCAGGACTTTACGGTTCTAGGAGGGTCATTAGCTGAATCCCATGCCCAAAAGATCTGCAAGATCATGGATCTCGCCATGGAAAATGGAGCTCCAGTTATAGGGCTCAACGATTCAGGTGGAGCGAGAATTCAAGAAGGTGTGGTTTCTTTAGCTGGATACGCAGATATCTTCTATCGCAACACGTTGTCGTCAGGAGTGATTCCACAGCTCTCTGCGATTATGGGGCCTTGTGCGGGAGGCGCAGTCTATTCTCCTGCCTTAACCGACTTTATTCTTATGGTTGAGAATACTTCATACATGTTCGTAACAGGTCCAAACGTAGTTAAGACAGTTACTAATGAAGAAGTAACCTCAGAAGAGTTGGGTGGGGCAAGTACACATGCAACGAAATCAGGAGTTACTCATTTTGCATGTGAGAATGAGATTGATGCCATTGATCACCTCAAAAAATTAATGACTTACATCCCTCAAAACTGTGAAGAAAAACCACCTGTTCTTCCTTATGAAGTGGGAAGAGACGAAACAAGAGAAGCACTGGATTCCATTGTTCCCGATAATGCCAATCTTCCCTATGACATTAAGGATGTGATTACCAATGTTGTAGATGAAGAAAGTTTCCTTGAGGTACATAAAGATTATGCCGAAAATTTAGTAGTTGGATTTGCCAGACTTGCCGGAAGGTCTATTGGTATTGTTGCCAATCAACCTGCGGTTCTTGCTGGTGTACTGGATGTAGAATGCTCTAAAAAGGGGGCTCGTTTTGTACGTTTCTGTGATTCTTTCAATATTCCGTTATTGGTGTTTGAAGATGTACCCGGTTTCTTACCTGGAACAGATCAAGAATGGAACGCAATCATCACCAATGGTGCGAAATTATTGTATGCATTTAGTGAAGCAACGGTTCCTAGAATCACGGTGATTACCAGAAAAGCATACGGAGGTGCTTACGATGTGATGAATTCGAAGCATATTGGTGCAGATATGAATTACGCTTGGCCATCGGCAGAAATTGCTGTAATGGGAGCTAAAGGAGCAGCGGAAATCATCTTTAAAAAAGAGATTAAAGAAGCTGCTAACCCAGAAGAAAAGTGGAAGGAAAAAGAGGCGGAATACGCTGAACTTTTCGCCAATCCTTATAATGCCGCAGCAAGAGGATATGTAGATGAAGTGATCAAACCTCATCAAACCAGAGAGAAGTTGATCAGGGCATTCAAAATGTTGGAGAATAAAGCAAAAACATTACCTAAAAAGAAACATGGAAATATTCCATTATAA
- a CDS encoding quinone oxidoreductase family protein, with the protein MSKMKAAVLVKTGSAEKAFEIREVQQPTIEGLEVLIKVEAFGLNFADVMARNGLYQDAPPLPSILGYDVVGEVVEVATDEAKHLIGKRVVAMTRFGGYAEYAKTDYRACAVISDNISATKAAALATQYCTAYYAAYECINVFEGDYVLIHAAAGGVGTALTQLCKHKGCTVFGTTGSDAKFDYLKANGVDYPINYRKHDYEREVKKQGGGRLLDVAFNSVGGTTFKKDFKLLEKGGKSVIYGAAERSGKKGGAIATLGLAWNFGLLSPIQLLVNSKGVIGINMLRIADFKPLTIKRCLEEVVRMTEEGILNPSEGGTYSFEKIGEAHAYLESRKSTGKIAVTWN; encoded by the coding sequence ATGTCTAAAATGAAAGCAGCCGTTTTGGTAAAGACTGGTTCCGCTGAAAAGGCCTTTGAAATCAGAGAAGTACAACAACCAACAATCGAAGGGCTGGAGGTTCTCATTAAAGTAGAAGCGTTCGGGCTAAACTTTGCCGATGTAATGGCTCGAAATGGTCTTTACCAAGACGCTCCTCCACTACCAAGTATTTTAGGGTATGATGTGGTTGGAGAAGTTGTAGAAGTTGCGACCGATGAAGCTAAGCACCTTATTGGGAAACGAGTGGTTGCCATGACTCGGTTTGGCGGTTATGCGGAATATGCAAAAACTGACTATAGAGCATGTGCAGTCATTAGCGACAACATTTCAGCTACTAAGGCAGCAGCACTTGCCACACAATACTGTACTGCTTATTATGCAGCCTATGAATGTATTAATGTATTTGAGGGAGATTATGTTTTAATTCATGCCGCAGCTGGGGGTGTTGGAACAGCATTAACGCAACTTTGCAAACATAAGGGTTGTACTGTTTTCGGAACAACAGGGTCTGATGCAAAGTTCGACTACCTTAAAGCTAACGGTGTTGATTATCCAATCAACTACCGTAAGCATGACTATGAACGTGAAGTGAAAAAACAGGGAGGCGGTCGACTGCTAGATGTTGCTTTCAACTCTGTGGGAGGAACGACCTTCAAAAAAGACTTTAAACTTTTAGAAAAAGGAGGAAAATCTGTCATCTATGGTGCTGCGGAGCGATCAGGAAAGAAAGGAGGTGCCATTGCCACATTAGGCCTTGCCTGGAACTTCGGATTACTATCACCCATTCAGCTTCTAGTGAACTCAAAAGGGGTAATTGGAATTAACATGTTGCGTATAGCAGACTTCAAGCCGTTAACAATAAAAAGGTGTCTTGAAGAAGTCGTGCGCATGACAGAAGAAGGCATCCTAAACCCTTCAGAAGGGGGCACTTACAGCTTCGAAAAAATTGGAGAAGCACATGCTTATCTTGAAAGCAGAAAATCAACTGGGAAAATTGCGGTTACATGGAATTAA
- a CDS encoding aminopeptidase P family protein, translating to MKYLPIDKELFIQNRIRFVQHLKPNSLAVFTSNDIFATGADSTKPFEQHRDIFHLSGVDQEESILVIFPDSSKKSHREILFLKETNENIAIWEGEKLTKEAAFETSGIKTVYWLDQFERVFKELAYEAERIYLNQNEHLRANTEAENRNDRFNNWCRKEFPLHEYERSAPIMHAIRSVKHKIELDLMQEACNITEKGFRRILKFVKPGVMEYNIEAELMHEFLNNRSRGFAYTPIIGSGHSACVLHYIENNQECKDGEVILMDFGAEYANYSSDLTRCVPVNGRFTKRQKEVYNAVLKVKKEATKLLVPGTMLGEYHVEVGKLMESELLNLGLLDKTDIKNQDPSWPAYKKFFMHGTSHFIGLDTHDLGHWNRPIEENMVFTVEPGIYIPEENLGIRLEDDIVIQANGEPFNLMRNIPIEAEEIEDLMN from the coding sequence ATGAAATACTTACCAATCGACAAAGAACTTTTTATTCAGAACAGGATCAGATTCGTGCAGCACTTAAAACCGAACTCGCTTGCCGTTTTTACATCCAATGATATTTTTGCAACAGGAGCTGACTCTACTAAACCTTTTGAACAACACCGTGATATTTTTCACTTGTCAGGTGTCGATCAGGAAGAAAGCATTTTGGTTATTTTTCCAGACAGTTCCAAAAAGAGTCACCGTGAAATTCTTTTCCTGAAGGAGACGAACGAAAATATCGCAATCTGGGAGGGAGAGAAGTTAACAAAAGAAGCTGCCTTTGAAACTTCTGGCATTAAAACGGTTTATTGGTTAGATCAGTTTGAAAGAGTTTTCAAAGAGTTAGCCTACGAAGCAGAAAGAATCTACTTAAACCAGAACGAACATCTCCGTGCAAATACGGAAGCAGAAAATCGTAATGATCGCTTTAATAATTGGTGCAGAAAGGAATTTCCTCTTCATGAATATGAACGATCTGCACCGATCATGCATGCTATTCGATCTGTAAAACACAAGATAGAGTTAGACCTGATGCAAGAAGCTTGCAACATCACCGAAAAAGGCTTTAGGAGAATCCTGAAATTTGTCAAACCAGGTGTAATGGAGTACAACATTGAGGCTGAATTGATGCACGAATTTCTCAATAATAGAAGTAGAGGATTCGCCTATACACCCATCATTGGGTCAGGTCATTCCGCATGCGTACTTCATTACATTGAGAATAACCAGGAATGTAAAGATGGAGAAGTTATTCTGATGGATTTTGGAGCAGAGTATGCCAACTATTCTTCAGATCTTACCAGATGTGTCCCAGTTAATGGAAGGTTTACCAAACGTCAAAAGGAGGTTTATAATGCTGTTTTAAAGGTTAAAAAAGAAGCAACGAAACTACTCGTTCCTGGAACTATGCTTGGTGAATACCACGTAGAGGTGGGTAAATTAATGGAAAGTGAATTGTTGAATCTTGGGTTGTTAGATAAAACAGATATTAAAAACCAAGACCCTTCGTGGCCAGCATATAAGAAGTTTTTCATGCATGGAACATCTCATTTTATTGGATTAGACACCCACGATCTTGGTCACTGGAATCGTCCAATTGAAGAAAACATGGTGTTCACAGTAGAGCCAGGAATCTATATTCCAGAGGAAAACCTAGGTATTAGACTTGAAGATGACATCGTGATTCAAGCCAACGGGGAGCCCTTTAACTTGATGAGAAACATCCCTATTGAAGCAGAAGAAATTGAAGATTTAATGAACTAA
- a CDS encoding toxin-antitoxin system YwqK family antitoxin, whose protein sequence is MIRGYLVVITVLSFFFGWSQPGGYAGLLELEKEKTYWDRDSTKLRSEGYLQVTGFSGVGDKFGKWRYFYENGQMEEIAHYYKGKYNGKVRQFYDNGKLKMEGTFFLGVPDGEFKAFYRNGKLAEEGMYHSIADSIRDTTMKYWNIIEFLPPIKLGDWKTYYEDGKPWATYTYKPDDSLEYLMSYHDKKGKQLVNNGDGSIEEFYSSGKPKLLKSYKNGLLHGDYKSWSANGNLKEKGSYVNGLKDGEWIYYHIVSGKLYQKIGYQEGEKHGVFIERLPNDSLAISGEYANDKKNGHWTYYFENGQIDMTGNFEYDLQQGHWTYYYPSGQLYYEGDYEKGKKTGDWEFFYNNGQMWREGAYKNDMKQGVWNFYYENGGDLMIGSFKDDVEHGAWVSYYENGEEKDRGSYDNGLMTAFWEGYYPNGKKSYEGNYERDMKTGTWKYYTSKGELKDEGNYKILKVKEGESVGYDFVLVEEQSYKHGSWKSYSDIDGKIVSEGTYNRNRQSGTWKYYYPGGDVVAYENSYNSDGKLDGPSRNYSRRGKLVSEINYKDGKKHGDFKVYGKRGKLEVHYIYKNGVKVKDVIAKKVYKYGK, encoded by the coding sequence ATGATTAGAGGATATTTAGTAGTAATTACAGTTTTATCATTCTTTTTTGGATGGTCCCAGCCAGGGGGGTATGCGGGGCTTCTAGAATTAGAAAAGGAAAAGACCTATTGGGATCGTGATTCCACAAAACTTCGCAGTGAGGGTTATTTACAGGTAACTGGATTTAGTGGAGTAGGTGATAAGTTTGGTAAGTGGAGATACTTCTATGAGAATGGGCAAATGGAAGAAATTGCCCATTACTACAAGGGAAAGTATAATGGCAAGGTTCGTCAGTTTTATGATAACGGAAAGTTGAAAATGGAAGGAACTTTTTTCTTGGGTGTCCCAGATGGTGAGTTTAAAGCGTTTTATCGAAATGGTAAATTAGCAGAGGAGGGAATGTATCATAGTATTGCAGATAGCATCAGGGATACAACTATGAAGTACTGGAATATAATTGAGTTTCTACCCCCAATTAAATTAGGAGATTGGAAAACGTATTACGAGGATGGAAAGCCATGGGCTACCTATACTTATAAACCAGATGATTCCTTAGAATACTTGATGAGTTATCATGATAAGAAAGGAAAACAGTTAGTAAATAATGGTGATGGTTCTATTGAAGAATTCTATTCGTCTGGAAAGCCAAAACTGCTAAAGTCGTATAAGAATGGATTGCTTCATGGTGATTATAAGTCCTGGAGTGCGAATGGTAATCTCAAAGAAAAAGGATCCTACGTTAATGGCTTGAAAGACGGAGAATGGATCTACTACCACATCGTCTCTGGAAAGCTTTATCAAAAGATAGGTTATCAGGAAGGGGAAAAGCATGGAGTTTTCATAGAACGATTGCCGAATGATTCTCTAGCGATAAGTGGGGAGTATGCGAATGATAAGAAAAATGGGCATTGGACTTATTACTTTGAGAATGGACAGATTGATATGACTGGAAATTTTGAGTATGATCTTCAGCAAGGACATTGGACATATTATTACCCAAGTGGTCAGTTGTACTATGAAGGAGACTATGAAAAAGGGAAGAAAACAGGAGATTGGGAATTCTTTTATAACAATGGTCAGATGTGGCGAGAGGGAGCGTATAAAAATGATATGAAGCAAGGTGTTTGGAATTTCTATTATGAGAACGGGGGCGATTTGATGATTGGTTCATTTAAAGATGATGTAGAGCATGGAGCATGGGTGTCCTATTATGAAAACGGAGAGGAGAAAGATCGAGGTAGTTATGATAATGGACTAATGACGGCTTTTTGGGAAGGTTATTACCCCAACGGAAAAAAGAGTTACGAGGGTAATTATGAAAGAGATATGAAAACGGGCACCTGGAAATACTATACCTCCAAAGGTGAATTGAAAGATGAAGGCAATTACAAGATTTTGAAAGTCAAAGAAGGAGAGTCAGTTGGTTATGACTTTGTTTTGGTAGAAGAACAAAGCTACAAGCACGGTTCCTGGAAGTCTTATAGTGATATTGATGGGAAGATCGTTAGTGAAGGAACTTATAATCGCAATCGACAAAGTGGTACCTGGAAGTATTACTACCCTGGAGGAGATGTGGTTGCCTATGAGAACAGTTACAATAGTGATGGAAAACTTGACGGACCGAGTAGAAACTACAGTAGGAGAGGCAAGTTAGTTTCAGAAATTAACTACAAAGACGGGAAAAAGCACGGAGACTTTAAGGTCTATGGAAAAAGAGGAAAGCTTGAGGTTCACTACATCTACAAGAACGGTGTGAAGGTCAAAGATGTTATTGCTAAGAAGGTGTATAAGTACGGTAAATAA